The Lactuca sativa cultivar Salinas chromosome 2, Lsat_Salinas_v11, whole genome shotgun sequence genome includes a window with the following:
- the LOC111887949 gene encoding LOW QUALITY PROTEIN: auxin-induced protein PCNT115 (The sequence of the model RefSeq protein was modified relative to this genomic sequence to represent the inferred CDS: deleted 2 bases in 2 codons), with protein sequence MKGGVRRIKLGSQGMEVSALGLGCMGMSAGYGPPKPEEDMIKLIHHAVNSGVTHLDTSDFYGPYTNEILIGKALKGLERGSVELATKFGIKSLDGEGEICGNPEYVRACCEDSLKRLDVDYIDLYYIHRVDPRVPIEITMGELKKLVEEGKIRYIGLSEASPSTIRRAHAVHPITAVQLEWSLWTRVPEEEVIPTCRELGIGIVPFGPLGSGFLASGPKLLEGLTDSDFRKYLPRLQGENLEHNKITFERIHEIAQKKGCTPSQLALAWVLHQGVDVGPIPGTTKTENLNQNIESLYVKLSPEDMLELESIASIDAFKGSRLPPTILAHSNVETPQL encoded by the exons ATGAAAGGAGGAGTGCGAAGGATTAAGCTCGGATCACAAGGTATGGAGGTATCAGCTCTCGGATTAGGATGCATGGGAATGTCTGCTGGTTATGGACCTCCCAAACCCGAAGAAGACATGATCAAACTCATCCACCACGCCGTCAACTCCGGCGTCACTCATCTCGATACTTCCGATTTCTACGGCCCTTACACCAACGAAATCCTCATCGGCAAG GCGTTGAAGGGATTGGAAAGAGGAAGTGTTGAATTAGCAACGAAATTCGGGATCAAATCGTTGGATGGAGAAGGAGAAATCTGTGGAAATCCAGAGTATGTTAGGGCTTGTTGTGAGGATAGTTTGAAACGCCTTGATGTTGATTACATCGATCTGTATTATATCCATCGCGTTGACCCTCGTGTTCCTATCGAAATCACG ATGGGAGAACTGAAGAAACTAGTTGAAGAGGGTAAAATCAGATATATTGGTCTATCGGAGGCTTCACCTTCAACGATTAGAAGAGCACATGCTGTTCATCCGATTACTGCTGTACAGTTAGAGTGGTCGCTGTGGACTAGAGTCCCTGAAGAAGAAGTAATTCCAACTTGCAG AGAATTAGGTATCGGGATTGTTCCATTTGGTCCTCTTGGAAGTGGATTCTTGGCTTCTGGGCCAAAGTTACTTGAGGGCTTGACAGATTCCGATTTCAGGAAG TATTTGCCACGATTACAA GGGGAGAACTTGGAACATAATAAGATCACATTCGAAAGAATTCATGAAATTGCCCAGAAGAAAGGGTGTACCCCCTCCCAGTTGGCATTGGCGTGGGTCCTACACCAAGGGGTT GATGTGGGTCCCATCCCGGGGACCACAAAGACCGAGAACTTGAACCAGAACATTGAATCTTTATATGTAAAGCTCTCACCAGAAGACATGCTTGAGCTTGAATCTATTGCTTCTATTGATGCTTTCAAGGGTAGTAGACTACCTCCGACAATTTTGGCTCATTCAAATGTTGAAACTCCTCAATTATGA